The following are encoded in a window of Leptodactylus fuscus isolate aLepFus1 chromosome 9, aLepFus1.hap2, whole genome shotgun sequence genomic DNA:
- the PHF5A gene encoding PHD finger-like domain-containing protein 5A — protein MAKHHPDLIFCRKQAGVAIGRLCEKCDGKCVICDSYVRPCTLVRICDECNYGSYQGRCVICGGPGVSDAYYCKECTIQEKDRDGCPKIVNLGSSKTDLFYERKKYGFKKR, from the exons ATGGCGAAACATCACCCTGATCTTATTTTCTGTAGGAAACAAGCTGgcgtgg CTATAGGAAGACTATGCGAAAAAT gtGATGGAAAGTGTGTGATTTGTGACTCTTATGTGCGCCCTTGTACGCTAGTGCGGATCTGTGATGAATGTAACTATGGTTCCTACCAAGGTCGTTGTGTCATCTGCGGAGGCCCTGGAGTATCAGACGCTTACTATTGCAAGGAGTGCACCATTCAAGAGAAAGAT AGAGATGGTTGCCCCAAAATTGTAAACTTGGGCAGTTCCAAAACAGATCTCTTTTATGAGAGAAAGAAGTACGGTTTCAAGAAGAGGTAG